A genomic stretch from Leishmania donovani BPK282A1 complete genome, chromosome 36 includes:
- a CDS encoding glycosyl hydrolase, putative, which translates to MLSKVTEDGAGSASVGRRIDAAIKVDRWELREDTLPVGSQALVSETLFSLGNGLVGVRGHAEETEAGQNRHERHRAHISRQRSYHNSRRGDDELFSDVKDRHSPLGDGGDWHHSRAQGGGSNGNSVNGPRGQRGVYFSGFYEQRPLMHPRSFSAGLSTKEGYRLRTPDPFCIDAFLSGEHISAARGPTRSHTRRLDLRTGELYRRFVWFSNQQHREITVETRRFVSAARKNISAMHYKMSVRNAHNTDVRLISRTFLSAAEYDVETMLTQSNIQDAMSVVLVRTRNSCRHLAIASVETCTSRSYPAGIQTFPTRDASTPTQGGTGGDTGFGTSPSGPAPSCSASPSSPAAASPTTLTPNSRETEWGTETSYTSCISDGVIVEFVKVIGHFGDEDSTTEELLDVATHQTRKVAALGYEGLLAEHRDVMNAFWDTADVRVEPRADVQGAFRFNILQTYMSTSGDPYYCFPTRGLTGDMLLGVQQWDVDALIVPFLSHACPKKARALLEFRIRTLNEAKDIAADLSLPRGALFPYRTVTGEKNPTPYCGAFLFVNAVVVYALKEYVTATNDTSILVQGGADLVFTTALVWLQWGTWEKGLFHLRSVSGPDTYNDVADNNFFTNLMAQMHLQWAVQLAVMLRQENPEMWHGIMHRAQMTENDVVAMDQAAAKMVLPFDGTHRIHPMDQSFMRKKHWNLTSLKDGAEGPLTSLYHPTVVYRHRVCHIPDVLLAIMLAPDSFSLDEAKADFTFYEAVTASDSALRLAIFSVVAAQLRLSNKAMSYFHDSLFVDIDNLIGNSGGGLHCTAAAGSWSSMAVGICGLRVAQGVLHFNPVLSEEMDEFEFHARHRGCLVRVLVTKRLVTYTLVSAPEGVTDLILVHAGVNRITLRLNHPETVRLFREVRVFDFDCVVFELDSVVEDIEGVHYHAWTQTLEEHFHQHGFSDFSMTKELYLAYLRHVKPFYGLNEIFKKYNQNPPPTGEVDDTAESNTLYGLCRRKLQLFRSYATTHGMPMREGVLQLISLLRQYGIAVGCVSGSKNARWVINETTKGSSIFDNFLEGKEGEELGLRWRPEMDYFEACAHRMDAATNRAVVVMDGIDGFSKKALERFRMVVDVSLTPEETTLSIPRVFAKNLGDITMETLNEYTVRGGVVNHLREM; encoded by the coding sequence ATGTTATCAAAGGTCACTGAAGACGGAGCCGGCAGCGCGTCTGTCGGACGTCGCATCGATGCAGCCATCAAGGTGGACCGATgggagctgcgcgaggacaCCCTGCCGGTTGGCAGCCAGGCACTTGTGAGCGAgacgctcttctctctcggaAACGGCCTCGTCGGCGTGCGTGGGCATGCAGAGGAGACGGAAGCGGGCCAGAACCGCCACGAACGGCACAGGGCGCACATTAGTCGTCAGCGCTCGTATCACAACAGTCGTCGAGGTGATGATGAGCTGTTCAGCGACGTCAAGGATCGACATTCTCCTTTGGGTGATGGGGGAGACTGGCACcactcgcgcgcgcagggcggcggcagtaaTGGCAATAGCGTCAATGGCCCTCGTGGACAGCGAGGAGTGTACTTCTCCGGGTTTTATGAGCAGCGTCCTCTCATGCATCCACGCTCTTTCTCAGCTGGTCTCTCCACCAAGGAGGGCTACCGCCTGCGCACGCCAGATCCCTTCTGCATCGACGCGTTCCTCAGCGGCGAGCACATTAGCGCCGCACGGGGTCCCACACGGAGCCACACTCGTCGCCTCGACCTGCGCACAGGGGAGCTGTATCGCCGCTTCGTCTGGTTCTCcaaccagcagcaccgcgagaTCACCGTCGAGACGCGCCGCTTTGTTTCTGCGGCGCGCAAGAACATCTCCGCCATGCACTACAAGATGAGCGTGCGAAACGCGCACAACACCGACGTGCGCCTCATCTCGCGCACATTCCTTTCAGCTGCCGAGTACGACGTCGAGACGATGCTCACTCAGTCGAACATTCAAGACGCCATGAGCGTCGTGCTCGTGCGAACGCGTAATAGCTGCCGTCATCTCGCCATCGCCTCTGTCGAGACGTGCACGTCCCGCTCCTACCCTGCTGGCATACAGACCTTCCCGACGAGGGACGCCAGCACCCCCACCCaaggcggcaccggcggtgaCACGGGCTTTGGCACATCTCCATCTGGTCCCGCCCCGTCGTGCAGTGCTTCGCCATCGAGcccggcggccgcgtctCCGACGACTCTCACCCCAAACAGTCGCGAGACAGAGTGGGGGACGGAGACGTCCTACACGAGCTGCATCTCCGATGGCGTCATTGTCGAGTTTGTCAAAGTTATCGGCCACTTCGGCGACGAGGATTCAACGACGGAGGAGTTGCTCGACGTGGCGACGCATCAGACTCGCAAGGTGGCAGCACTCGGCTACGAGgggctgctggcggagcacCGCGACGTTATGAACGCCTTCTGGGACACGGCGGATGTGCGGGTGGAACCGAGGGCGGATGTGCAGGGCGCCTTCCGCTTCAATATCCTGCAGACCTACATGTCGACCAGCGGGGACCCGTACTACTGCTTTCCGACCCGCGGTCTGACAGGCGATATGCTCCTGGGTGTACAGCAGTGGGATGTGGACGCGCTGATCGTGCCGTTCCTCTCCCACGCGTGTCCcaagaaggcgcgcgcgctgcttgAGTTCCGCATTCGTACACTGAATGAGGCAAAGGACATTGCGGCGGACTTGTCACTGCCCCGCGGCGCATTGTTCCCATATCGTACCGTGACTGGAGAGAAGAACCCCACGCCTTACTGCGGCGCGTTTCTCTTCGTgaacgccgtcgtcgtctaCGCGCTAAAGGAGTATGTGACGGCGACGAACGACACTAGCATCCTCGTGCAAGGCGGTGCTGACCTCGTCTTCACGACGGCGCTTGTCTGGCTGCAGTGGGGCACGTGGGAGAAAGGCCTGTTTCACCTGCGCTCGGTGTCGGGCCCCGACACGTACAATGATGTCGCCGACAACAACTTCTTCACGAACTTGATGGCACAGATGCATCTGCAGTGGGCGGTTCAGctggcggtgatgctgcgACAGGAGAACCCGGAGATGTGGCACGGCATTATGCACCGAGCTCAGATGACGGAAAACGACGTTGTTGCCATGGaccaggcggcggcgaagatgGTGCTGCCCTTCGACGGCACCCATCGTATCCACCCCATGGATCAGTCGTTCATGCGGAAGAAGCACTGGAACCTCACGTCGCTCAAGGACGGCGCGGAGGGCCCGCTGACATCGCTGTACCACCCGACAGTGGTGTACCGGCATCGAGTGTGTCACATACCGGACGTGCTGCTCGCAATCATGCTCGCGCCAGACAGCTTCTCGTTGGATGAGGCAAAGGCGGACTTCACGTTTTACGAAGCTGTAACCGCTTCGGactcggcgctgcggctcgcCATCTTTAGCGTCgttgcggcgcagctgcgtctgTCAAACAAGGCGATGAGCTACTTTCACGACTCACTCTTTGTGGACATCGACAACCTCATCGGCAactccggcggcggcctccactgcaccgcggcggcggggtcgTGGAGCTCCATGGCGGTGGGAATCTGCGGACTGCGCGTGGCGCAGGGCGTGCTGCACTTCAACCCCGTTTTGAGTGAAGAAATGGACGAGTTCGAGTTCcacgcgcggcaccgcggctgTCTCGTGCGCGTCCTGGTGACAAAGAGGCTCGTTACATACACACTAGTCAGCGCTCCAGAGGGTGTGACGGACCTCATCCTGGTTCACGCCGGCGTAAACCGCATCACCTTGCGACTGAATCACCCCGAAACGGTGCGGCTCTTTAGAGAAGTGCGCGTGTTCGACTTCGACTGCGTCGTATTTGAGCTCGATAGCGTCGTCGAGGACATCGAGGGCGTTCACTACCATGCCTGGACGCAAACGCTGGAGGAGCATTTTCATCAGCACGGCTTTTCGGACTTTTCGATGACAAAGGAGCTCTACCTCGCTTACCTACGGCATGTGAAGCCCTTCTACGGCCTGAACGAAATTTTCAAGAAATACAACCAGAACCCCCCGCCGACCGGCGAGGTGGATGACACGGCGGAGTCGAACACTCTCTACGGCCTGTGCCGCCGCAAGCTGCAGCTGTTCCGTTCTTACGCGACGACGCACGGCATGCCGATGCGTGAGGGTGTTCTGCAGCTCATCTCCCTTCTCCGCCAGTACGGGATCGCCGTCGGAtgcgtcagcggcagcaagaaTGCGCGATGGGTCATCAACGAAACCACCAAAGGCAGCTCCATTTTCGACAACTTCCTGGAAGGCAAGGAGGGCGAGGAACTGgggctgcgctggcggcccGAAATGGACTACTTCGAGGCCTGCGCGCACCGCATGGATGCGGCGACAAACCGCGCCGTTGTGGTGATGGATGGCATCGATGGGTTTTCCAagaaggcgctggagcgctTCCGCATGGTTGTTGACGTGAGCCTGACTCCTGAGGAGACCACTCTGTCCATTCCGAGAGTGTTCGCGAAGAACCTTGGCGACATTACGATGGAGACGCTGAATGAGTACACTGTCCGCGGTGGCGTCGTCAATCATCTTCGGGAGATGTAG
- a CDS encoding adaptin, putative: protein MNGAALIEQATFVTERAWEYASNTTSVFNKARSLVAGDAQFFSVAPRVDDLRRSLSSESLHDKRDGMKRIIAQMCKGSDMRHFYPDVVKNIHVPSIELRKLIYVFIVYYAEDCPNETLLSISAFQKDLLDPSMHVRALALRMLASLRILAIQPVVMVAVRKCADDMAPLVRKTAALALVQMHTVARQDLDRDTVRQLLRTFLSDRNPDVVGAAALAYTRICPDEWDLVHGVYRRLCRILKDCEEWGQVVLLRLLLRYARRHFVDPSGPFAAKAARCSRGSSSSSGEGTDSDDDDATSSSRSSFNMTPSRGRDANKSDAAADAQMDPDLLLLLNSTRPLLWSMNSATVVATIALLCHCGTRRFQEACVKPAMRLLNTCTEGHIAVLHVVYALVLLQRDAFLPYLKSFFLLPLDAADVRHVKLRILSRLVTPATWTEVSREFRSYLRQYNDAAVVEAIQGLAQAVQQYPPFAAHTIRLVTPLLSSRTSSPAVVAEAVAVLRVLVLQGTDPVRISRLACQLTLDIMEQRITEPSAVATILWLTGENISKHPSMAAAAPDCFRVFAKRFGGLTSEVKRQVLTLGCKVWVHLQGSSELSERFKRVYHYVAELAKYDDDYRIRDEERLIEATFDRQSDTFAGVQTALMREKPLPDVNDPYADRAGLEIGTFSRLLGSAVRIYDPLPTWATEATDGALRRSIEEMNATAAAVTMFESTSGEEESGSNNSSDTEGEESDDSDGAASPSGSYESSYSGSSDVGDVSGKSSSASDSDAAAPCGASAAQKAGSGAGTVKASPPKFTVKVTMQSAPPPAPPPAPAQAGEKTDAVLAVVSELPPSPQTVTEPHSVVEA, encoded by the coding sequence ATGAACGGCGCGGCGCTTATTGAGCAGGCCACTTTTGTCACGGAGCGGGCGTGGGAATATGCGAGCAACACGACCTCCGTCTTCAACAAAGCCCGCTCGCTTGTCGCCGGGGATGCACAGTTCTTCTCGGTTGCACCTAGAGTCGATGATCTTCGACGCAGCCTGAGTTCGGAGTCGCTCCATGACAAGCGCGATGGCATGAAGCGCATCATCGCGCAGATGTGCAAGGGAAGTGACATGCGCCACTTCTATCCTGACGTAGTCAAGAATATCCACGTTCCCTCGAtcgagctgcgcaagctcaTCTACGTCTTCATTGTCTATTATGCTGAAGACTGCCCCAACGAGACACTTCTGTCTATCTCTGCCTTTCAGAAGGACCTGCTTGACCCCAGCATGCATGTCcgcgccctcgccctccgcaTGCTCGCATCGCTCCGCATTCTTGCCATTCAGCCGGTGGTGATGGTTGCCGTGAGGAAGTGCGCCGATGACATGGCACCGCTGGTGCGCAAGACGGCCGCCCTCGCGCTTGTGCAGATGCACACGGTAGCTCGCCAAGACCTGGACCGTGACACCGTGCGCCAGCTACTGCGAACGTTTCTGTCTGATCGCAACCCTGACGTGgtcggcgcagccgcgctggCGTACACGCGGATCTGCCCGGATGAGTGGGACCTGGTGCACGGCGTGTACCGCCGCCTGTGCAGGATTCTCAAGGATTGTGAGGAGTGGGGtcaggtggtgctgctgcgcctgttGCTGCGCTACGCTCGCCGGCACTTCGTGGATCCCAGTGGGCCGTTTGCGGCCAAGGCTGCCCGATGCAGCCGTGGCTCCTCGAGTTCCAGCGGGGAAGGGACGGAcagtgacgacgacgatgcaaCGTCCTCgtctcgctcctccttcaACATGACACCGTCACGGGGGCGCGACGCCAACaagagcgacgccgccgctgatgcacAGATGGATCCagatctgctgctgcttctcaaCTCGActcggccgctgctgtggagcATGAACAGCGCCACGGTAGTCGCGACCATCGCGCTCTTATGCCACTGCGGCACACGACGCTTTCAGGAGGCGTGCGTGAAGCCGGCGATGCGACTGCTGAATACGTGCACCGAGGGCCATATTGCCGTGCTGCATGTCGTCTACGCCCTGGTGTTGCTGCAACGCGATGCATTCCTTCCGTACCTGAAGAGCTTCTTTTTGCTCCCCCTGGACGCGGCCGATGTGCGGCACGTTAAGCTACGCATCCTCTCCCGCCTGGTAACGCCGGCCACCTGGACGGAGGTGTCTCGGGAGTTCCGGTCCTACCTGCGGCAGTacaacgacgccgccgttgtcGAGGCGATTCAAGGGCTGGCGCAGGCTGTGCAGCAATACCCACCCTTCGCAGCACACACCATCCGTCTCGTGACCCCGCTGCTCTCAAGTCGGACCAGCTCACCCGCTGTCGTCGCGGAGGCTGTAGCGGTGCTGCGGGTGCTCGTACTGCAAGGCACCGACCCCGTGCGCATCTCTCGGCTTGCCTGCCAGCTGACACTTGACATTATGGAGCAGCGAATCACGGagccgtcggcggtggcgacaaTTCTCTGGTTGACCGGCGAGAACATATCCAAGCACCCCTCcatggccgctgcggcgccggacTGCTTCCGCGTGTTTGCGAAGCGCTTCGGTGGCCTCACTTCGGAGGTGAAGCGACAGGTTCTCACGTTGGGCTGCAAAGTGTGGGTGCACTtgcagggcagcagcgaacTCTCGGAGCGCTTCAAACGGGTGTACCACTACGTCGCAGAGCTAGCCAAGTACGACGATGACTACCGAATTCGTGACGAGGAGCGCCTCATTGAAGCGACGTTTGATCGGCAGAGCGACACATTCGCAGGTGTGCAGACCGCGCTGATGCGTGAAAAGCCGCTGCCAGACGTCAACGACCCATACGCCGATCGAGCCGGCCTGGAGATTGGTACCTTCTCCCGGCTGCTAGGGTCGGCCGTGCGCATCTACGACCCGCTGCCGACTTgggcgacggaggcgacaGATGGGGCACTACGCCGCTCCATCGAAGAGATGAACGCgactgccgccgcggtaACCATGTTTGAGTCCACCTCcggtgaggaagagagcggcagcaatAACAGCAGTGACAcggaaggggaagagagcgacgacagcgacggcgcagcctCGCCGTCCGGCTCCTACGAGTCCAGCTACAGCGGCTCCAGCGACGTGGGTGATGTGAGCGGCAAGTCGAGCTCCGCGTCTGACAGCGATGCCGCGGCTCCGTGCggcgcttcagcggcgcagaaggccggcagcggtgctggcaCAGTGAAAGCATCGCCGCCCAAATTCACGGTGAAGGTCACGATGCagtcggcgccaccgcccgctcctcctccagctccagcacaGGCGGGTGAAAAGACAGATGCCGTGCTTGCTGTCGTTTCAGagctgccgccatcgccacaGACGGTCACGGAGCCTCACTCAGTCGTAGAGGCGTAG
- a CDS encoding endonuclease/exonuclease protein-like protein — protein MFLISWNVAGWSSTSQAIRESFGSIHDFFACTEADIICLQECKGTLAKLSASPVDMGASDPPVSRRPVVAPLERLAAQEKRRRLAGSVEGDASTVSSGGGCNDGIDGWESFWSLSGKQHRGFNGVVTFARKGLTWRCDSQPFSEDAFNEEGRAVVTYHSAFVLVNVYVPNARGGARHTFKLRFLYALEKKMEQLRKDTGKPVILVGDLNMTYCAHDAAWSLRRIHLGTLLQLQTFAEVKGDTAWTAALPHLSKAAVKRVANMIASHLCAQAQEIAASMDSSAATAGSSSGTGVVSVDTEVNSSDNTIDREALQRLCTLLPPRGSGGTGKGVHDYESPPVSLRALYDVGFRCAYASDFVKSSPCLHNSELYAVVQFCGLAPHSDASAEFMGRLLQLRLPVSSSAMPQRLPWTSPTDVAARQAGISQVRMWDTFLLTREMIDAYSTAPADSPLIDVMLLREVERPRLRPYCPCPYTCWDQSRNRRLENEGTRLDYILVDSALLPAVVCRAETANNVLVGVPERSSSASTAPEPSVDREDFFSELHGARYRDGVMRAMANGAYPPAPFDGTGMPALSEQARELCFAGLPSTGLFVTPPQFSDHIGVGLLLDLAALGTESELLQRSGKVIEDHKCMYRPPVGLHTFFAAAAAKKAVVSVATPPVQREVAADDKGVREAEGRVAGHKRAADSCAPLSSFSASTSARAGPTVADSRTEDGAAVACGNADPCIIDVDSL, from the coding sequence ATGTTCCTTATCAGCTGGAACGTGGCGGGGTGGTCGTCCACCTCGCAGGCGATTCGAGAGAGCTTTGGCAGCATCCATGACTTCTTCGCATGCACCGAGGCAGACATAATTTGTCTTCAGGAGTGCAAAGGCACGCTTGCCAAGCTGAGCGCGTCTCCCGTGGACATGGGGGCTAGCGATCCGCCCGTGAGCCGCCGACCCGTTGTCGCCCCCCTAGAGCGGCTGGCGGCTCAAGAGAAACGGCGACGGTTGGCTGGGTCGGTCGAGGGTGATGCATCCACCGtcagcagtggcggtggttgCAACGACGGCATTGACGGCTGGGAGTCGTTCTGGTCCCTTAGCGGcaagcagcaccgcggctTCAACGGTGTCGTGACGTTTGCGCGGAAGGGCCTCACGTGGCGATGTGACAGTCAACCCTTTTCAGAGGATGCGTTCAACGAAGAGGGCCGCGCTGTGGTGACGTACCACAGCGCCTTTGTGCTCGTGAACGTGTACGTGCCAAACGCTCGCGGCGGGGCCCGGCACACCTTCAAGCTCCGTTTCCTGTACGCCTTGGAGAAGAAGATGGAACAGCTGCGCAAGGACACAGGGAAGCCGGTCATCCTTGTTGGCGATCTGAACATGACGTATTgcgcgcacgacgccgccTGGTCTCTTCGGCGCATCCACCTGGGCACTCTCCTGCAGTTGCAGACGTTTGCCGAGGTCAAGGGAGACACGGCGTGGACTGCCGCGCTCCCCCATCTTTCGAAAGCGGCCGTGAAGCGAGTGGCAAACATGATCGCCAGTCATTTGTGTGCACAGGCGCAAGAGATAGCTGCGTCCAtggacagcagcgctgccacggctGGGTCGTCTTCTGGCACTGGCGTTGTTTCCGTTGATACGGAGGTCAACTCGAGTGACAACACGATCGATCGagaagcgctgcagcgactcTGCACACTTCTCCCGCCGCGAGGCTCAGGCGGAACTGGCAAGGGAGTGCACGATTACGAATCACCGCCAGTGTCGCTGCGGGCCCTTTACGACGTCGGCTTTCGCTGCGCGTACGCCTCCGATTTCGTGAAAAGTTCCCCGTGTCTCCACAACAGTGAACTGTACGCGGTGGTGCAGTTCTGCGGACTAGCCCCGCACTCGGATGCGTCGGCGGAGTTCATGGGCCGgcttctccagctccgcctgccgGTGTCTTCCTCAGCAATGCCCCAGCGCTTGCCATGGACCTCGCCCACAGATGTGGCGGCTCGTCAAGCAGGGATTTCGCAAGTACGCATGTGGGACACTTTTCTGCTCACGAGAGAGATGATTGATGCGTACTCTACCGCTCCGGCGGACTCACCACTGATTGatgtgatgctgctgcgcgaggtggagCGCCCAAGGCTGCGGCCCTACTGCCCGTGCCCGTACACGTGCTGGGATCAGTCACGCAACCGCCGTCTCGAAAACGAGGGCACGCGACTCGACTACATCCTCGTTGACTCCGCACTGCTCCCTGCGGTGGTGTGCCGCGCAGAGACAGCCAACAATGTCCTTGTCGGAGTGCCGGAGCGGAGCTCATCTGCGTCTACTGCGCCGGAGCCATCGGTGGATCGAGAGGACTTTTTCAGCGAACTGCATGGTGCGCGCTACCGGGATGGCGTGATGCGTGCGATGGCCAACGGCGCCTACCCCCCGGCGCCCTTCGATGGCACCGGGATGCCGGCGCTGAGTGAGCAAGCGCGAGAGCTGTGCTTTGCCGGCTTGCCCTCTACCGGCCTTTTTGTCACTCCACCGCAGTTCAGCGATCACATTGGCGTGGGCCTGCTCCTGGACTTGGCTGCACTCGGCACCGAGAGCGAGCTACTCCAGCGTTCCGGCAAGGTGATCGAGGACCACAAGTGCATGTATCGACCACCCGTCGGGCTGCACACCTtctttgccgccgcggccgccaagAAGGCTGTGGTCTCCGTCGCCACGCCGCCTgtgcagagagaggtggcTGCCGATGACAAAGGCgtgcgcgaggcggagggcagAGTAGCCGGACACAAGAGAGCTGCTGacagctgcgcaccgcttTCTTCCTTCAGCGCTAGCACGAGCGCGAGGGCCGGGCCAACGGTAGCCGATTCTCGCACTGaagacggtgccgccgttgctTGTGGCAACGCAGATCCGTGTATCATTGACGTGGATTCACTGTGA